In Scleropages formosus chromosome 18, fSclFor1.1, whole genome shotgun sequence, one DNA window encodes the following:
- the cbx3b gene encoding chromobox protein homolog 3b has translation MRKKQNVKHRKTEETTVVQEFVVEKIIQRRVVNGKVEYFLKWKGFTDADNTWEPEDNLDCPELIEEFLRSLPGQGDHNVEDLQLPEVPQLTEPAELDSQPTLQQPLEEPLQGVREPGDQETGSPTGLVPQYEPECIIGSTDRQGELMFLVKWKGTEEVALMSAREASARCPQIVIAFYEEKLTWNSRDDDQQ, from the exons ATGAGGAAGAAGCAGAATGTAAAACACAGGAAGACGGAGGAGACCACAGTCGTTCAGGAATTTGTTGTGGAGAAAATCATCCAGCGCAGAGTCGTCAATGGAAAAGTGGAGTACTTTCTGAAGTGGAAAGGCTTCACGGA TGCTGACAACACATGGGAGCCGGAGGACAATCTTGATTGCCCTGAGCTCATTGAGGAGTTCCTTAGGAGCCTGCCTGGCCAGGGAGACCACAATGTGGAGGACCTGCAACTTCCAGAAGTACCACAGCTCACAGAGCCAGCTGAACTGGATAGTCAACCG ACCCTCCAGCAGCCTTTGGAAGAACCACTACAGGGTGTGCGGGAACCTGGAGATCAGGAAACCGGGTCTCCCACGGGACTTGTCCCCCAGTATGAGCCTGAGTGCATCATTGGCTCCACAGATCGACAGGGGGAGCTTATGTTCCTAGTCAAGTG GAAAGGCACAGAGGAGGTGGCCTTAATGTCAGCCCGTGAAGCCAGCGCAAGGTGTCCCCAAATTGTAATTGCTTTCTATGAGGAGAAACTGACCTGGAACTCAAGGGACGATGACCAGCAGTGA